From one Rosa rugosa chromosome 4, drRosRugo1.1, whole genome shotgun sequence genomic stretch:
- the LOC133743281 gene encoding uncharacterized protein LOC133743281 — MASSEEEPPQQSQEPPQQSQQPQSVKDCLHKTKLIQFLGRTAPIVLQNDNGPCPLLAICNVLSLRNNLNLSADTTEVSQEKLLSLVAERLIDSNSNIDNKDVGYVENQQQNIADAIDLLPRLATGIDVNIKFRRISDFEFTPECAIFDLLDIPLYHGWIVDPQDHDTANAIGSKSYNTLTGELVALETQNMESESKGKNIPQEDCVDFVAATTATLGVPSPSLSKTRSFDESPHSASDEPKVRKGDCEEEAELLMALQMSEAELPTAVVDPFAASIDAPPLLVSSDESTHLEKVMPVGSADKSEKHDAECSNSHRSELSVADNIAPRNESSDLISFETASGQTACSSQLETTEVNNNGQRTSVKSEDLPKDLVTKSTGNESDQIKGAVSFSPERNNESIDENHTAVSKGGEKFEDQVKLATNADGIVEINKQIGSNMTEVPCLSASNVGSDSSSGRMLEIDESETLTSSGEGSEPIYEGEEHILDSGTIVSEQREPVYEGEAVLAKQADKGMLDARSKDEITPQEGELIRNFLKNNASQLTFYGLFCLQEGLKERELCVFFRNNHFSTMFKINGELYLLATDQGYLNQHDLVWEKLNEVNGDTLFMTGNFKEFKVESQTNENWDENNAVTSTADYLASIDSAASAGFDLNSDLQLAIALQQQEFEQQPQQQQQRQNVQQPSISGNSRMVTGPQGPRHNVRTSTTSSSPRPEKPKEKCIIM; from the exons ATGGCTTCGTCGGAGGAGGAACCACCGCAGCAGAGCCAAGAACCACCGCAGCAATCGCAGCAGCCACAGTCAGTGAAAGACTGTCTTCACAAGACCAAGCTCATTCAATTCTTGGGCCGCACCGCCCCTATCGTCCTCCAGAACGACAATGGTCCCTGCCCTCTCCTCGCCATCT GTAATGTTCTCTCCCTGAGAAACAACCTGAATTTGAGTGCAGACACTACAGAAGTCTCTCAAGAAAAGTTACTCTCACTCGTTGCTGAAAGATTAATTGATTCTAACAGTAATATTGAT AATAAAGATGTTGGCTATGTAGAAAACCAACAGCAGAACATAGCTGATGCTATCGATCTACTCCCTCGACTTGCAACCGGAATCGATGTTAACATAAAATTCAGAAG GATAAGTGATTTTGAGTTTACTCCAGAATGTGCAATATTTGATCTGTTAGACATCCCACTATATCATGGCTGGATAGTTGATCCCCAG GACCATGATACTGCTAATGCAATTGGGTCGAAGTCCTATAACACTCTTACGGGGGAGCTTGTTGCACTGGAAACACAAAATATGGAGAGTGAGTCTAAGGGGAAGAATATTCCTCAAGAAGATTGTGTTGATTTTGTTGCTGCAACAACTGCAACACTTGGTGTACCTTCCCCAAGCCTTTCTAAAACTAGATCTTTTGATGAGTCTCCACATTCAGCTTCTGATGAACCAAAGGTAAGGAAAGGAGACtgtgaagaagaagcagagttGCTGATGGCTTTACAAATGTCTGAGGCTGAGCTCCCGACTGCAGTGGTTGATCCATTTGCAGCAAGTATTGACGCACCGCCTCTGTTAGTTAGTTCAGATGAAAGTACTCATCTTGAGAAGGTTATGCCTGTAGGTTCTGCAGATAAATCCGAAAAACATGATGCTGAATGCAGTAATTCTCATCGGTCAGAACTGTCTGTAGCAGATAACATTGCCCCCAGGAACGAGAGTAGTGATCTGATATCTTTTGAAACTGCTTCAGGGCAAACAGCATGTTCATCCCAGTTGGAGACGACTGAGGTGAACAATAATGGTCAGCGAACTTCTGTGAAATCAGAAGATCTTCCTAAGGATCTGGTTACAAAAAGCACAGGAAACGAATCAGACCAGATTAAAGGTGCAGTTTCTTTTAGTCCTGAGAGAAATAATGAATCCATAGATGAGAACCATACAGCTGTTTCAAAAGGGGGTGAAAAATTTGAGGATCAGGTCAAGCTTGCGACTAATGCCGATGGAATTGTAGAAATAAATAAGCAAATTGGGAGCAATATGACAGAGGTTCCTTGCTTATCTGCTTCAAATGTGGGTTCAGATTCATCTAGTGGCAGAATGCTGGAAATTGATGAATCGGAAACTTTGACGTCAAGTGGTGAAGGCAGTGAGCCCATCTATGAAGGAGAGGAACATATTTTGGACTCAGGCACAATTGTTTCTGAACAAAGAGAGCCTGTATATGAAGGTGAGGCAGTGCTTGCAAAGCAAGCAGACAAAGGGATGCTAGATGCAAGGTCAAAGGATGAAATCACTCCACAAGAAG GGGAATTGATCAGGAATTTTTTGAAGAACAATGCTAGTCAATTGACTTTCTACGG CCTTTTCTGCTTACAAGAGGGCCTTAAAGAGCGGGAGCTCTGTGTTTTCTTTCGAAACAACCACTTCAGTACCATGTTTAAG ATCAATGGAGAGCTTTATCTTTTGGCTACTGATCAGGGTTACCTGAATCAGCATGATTTAGTGTGGGAAAAGCTTAATGAG GTGAATGGAGATACATTGTTCATGACTGGCAACTTCAAGGAATTTAAAGTTGAAAGCCAAACAAATGAAAATTGGGATGAAAATAATGCTGTTACCAGCACTGCG GACTACCTTGCGAGCATTGATAGTGCAGCTTCAGCAGGCTTCGATCTAAA TTCTGATCTGCAATTGGCAATTGCTCTGCAACAACAGGAGTTTGAACAGCAAccacaacaacaacagcaacgaCAAAACGTGCAGCAACCATCTATTAGCGGTAATTCAAGGATGGTCACAGGTCCCCAG GGGCCAAGACATAATGTCAGAACTTCTACAACATCCTCTTCTCCAAGACCTGAAAAGCCCAAGGAAAAGTGTATCATTATGTGA